From one Streptomyces sp. R41 genomic stretch:
- the hemC gene encoding hydroxymethylbilane synthase — protein sequence MSEHPLRLGTRRSKLAMAQSGQVADAVSQVTGRTVELVEITTYGDTSRENLAQIGGTGVFVTALRDALLRGEVDFAVHSLKDLPTAQPDDLALAAVPVREDPRDVLVARDGLTFAELPDGARIGTGSPRRMAQLNAYARSHGMTIETVAIRGNVDTRIGYVRSGELDAVVLAAAGLKRIGRIDEVTDFLSVDTVLPAPGQGALAIECAADNADLVAVLGELDDPFTRVAVTAERSLLAALEAGCSAPVGALADLLADGQIVKEMRLRGVVGTTDGSTLVQLSTTGPVPETHDQAMALGRELAAEMLAKGAAGLMGERAL from the coding sequence ATGAGTGAGCACCCACTGAGGCTGGGGACCAGGCGAAGCAAACTCGCCATGGCCCAGTCCGGGCAGGTGGCGGACGCCGTGAGCCAGGTGACCGGACGGACCGTCGAGCTCGTTGAGATCACGACGTACGGCGACACCTCCCGCGAGAACCTCGCGCAGATCGGCGGCACGGGCGTCTTCGTGACCGCGCTGCGCGACGCGCTGCTGCGCGGTGAGGTCGACTTCGCGGTGCATTCGCTGAAGGACCTGCCGACCGCGCAGCCCGACGACCTCGCGCTGGCCGCCGTGCCGGTGCGCGAGGACCCGCGCGACGTGCTCGTCGCCCGCGACGGACTCACCTTCGCCGAACTTCCCGACGGCGCGCGCATCGGCACCGGTTCGCCGCGCCGCATGGCCCAGCTGAACGCGTACGCGCGCAGTCACGGGATGACGATCGAGACGGTCGCGATCCGTGGGAACGTCGACACCCGCATCGGATACGTGCGCAGCGGGGAGCTCGACGCCGTCGTGCTGGCCGCCGCCGGACTCAAGCGGATCGGCCGTATCGACGAGGTGACCGACTTCCTGTCGGTCGACACCGTTTTGCCCGCCCCCGGCCAGGGGGCCCTCGCGATCGAGTGTGCCGCGGACAACGCGGACCTCGTCGCCGTGCTCGGAGAGCTCGACGACCCGTTCACCCGGGTCGCCGTGACCGCCGAGCGATCCCTGCTTGCCGCCCTGGAGGCCGGCTGCAGCGCACCCGTGGGTGCGCTCGCCGACCTGCTGGCCGACGGGCAGATTGTCAAGGAAATGCGCCTGCGCGGCGTCGTCGGCACGACCGACGGCTCGACGCTGGTGCAGCTGTCCACCACCGGTCCCGTGCCCGAGACACATGACCAAGCAATGGCGCTCGGCCGTGAACTCGCCGCCGAGATGCTTGCCAAGGGCGCGGCCGGTCTGATGGGGGAGCGAGCACTTTGA
- a CDS encoding uroporphyrinogen-III synthase: MSPTNLPAGPDHGHVTFLGAGPGDPGLLTLRAVEALANADVLVAEHEVLDVVRVHARQGVAVLHTDPDTSSDPYLGTGTPQLTVVDGTSTTVGDPASRDAANLVMEAARGGKRVVRAVSGDPGLDTYAAEEMLACAAAGVPFEVVPGIAAAVGVPAYAGVPLRDAQGADVRFVDARTASDRCWTEVGASDGTVVVSATLDSVASAAGELVAAGRKPDTPMTVTIAGTTTRQRTWSATLGTIAQTLKQAKVLPSPDGGRQVIAVVGERSAAAQRDQLSWFESKPLFGWKVLVPRTKEQAASLSDQLRSYGAVPHEVPTIAVEPPRTPQQMERAVKGLVTGRYEWIAFTSVNAVKAVREKFEEYGLDARAFAGIKVAAVGEQTAKALVAFGVKPDLVPSGEQSAAGLLEDWPPYDPVFDPIDRVFLPRADIATETLVAGLIELGWEVDDVTAYRTVRASPPPAETREAIKGGGFDAVLFTSSSTVRNLVGIAGKPHNVTVIACIGPATAKTAEEHGLRVDVMAPEPSVHKLAEALADFGLRRRAAAVEAGDPVTRPSERRPGSRRRRTT; encoded by the coding sequence TTGAGCCCCACTAACCTTCCCGCCGGTCCGGACCACGGGCACGTCACCTTCCTCGGTGCCGGACCCGGAGATCCAGGACTGCTGACACTGCGCGCCGTCGAGGCGCTGGCGAACGCGGATGTCCTCGTCGCCGAGCACGAGGTGCTCGACGTGGTCCGCGTGCACGCCAGACAGGGCGTAGCCGTCCTGCACACGGATCCGGACACTTCTTCGGACCCGTACTTGGGCACAGGCACGCCTCAGCTAACGGTTGTTGACGGCACGTCAACAACCGTTGGTGACCCCGCGTCGAGGGACGCCGCCAATCTTGTCATGGAGGCCGCGCGGGGCGGCAAGCGGGTCGTACGTGCGGTGTCCGGGGACCCCGGACTGGATACGTACGCCGCCGAGGAAATGCTCGCCTGCGCCGCCGCGGGTGTTCCGTTCGAGGTGGTGCCCGGCATCGCGGCCGCCGTCGGTGTGCCCGCGTACGCGGGTGTGCCGCTGCGTGACGCGCAGGGCGCGGACGTGCGGTTCGTCGACGCGCGTACGGCTTCGGACCGGTGCTGGACCGAGGTCGGGGCGTCGGACGGCACGGTCGTGGTGTCCGCGACGCTCGACTCGGTGGCTTCGGCCGCGGGCGAGCTGGTCGCGGCCGGGCGCAAGCCCGACACCCCGATGACGGTGACGATCGCGGGTACGACCACGCGCCAGCGCACCTGGTCGGCCACCCTCGGCACCATCGCGCAGACGCTCAAGCAGGCGAAGGTACTGCCGTCCCCGGACGGCGGCCGGCAGGTGATAGCCGTGGTCGGTGAGCGTTCCGCAGCCGCCCAGCGCGACCAGCTGTCGTGGTTCGAGTCCAAGCCGCTGTTCGGCTGGAAGGTGCTCGTGCCGCGCACGAAGGAGCAGGCGGCTTCGCTCTCCGACCAGCTGCGGTCGTACGGGGCCGTGCCGCACGAGGTGCCGACGATCGCCGTCGAACCGCCGCGCACGCCCCAGCAGATGGAGCGCGCGGTCAAGGGACTCGTCACCGGGCGGTACGAGTGGATCGCCTTCACCTCGGTGAACGCGGTCAAGGCCGTGCGGGAGAAGTTCGAGGAGTACGGGCTCGATGCCCGTGCGTTCGCCGGGATCAAGGTCGCGGCGGTGGGGGAGCAGACGGCGAAGGCGCTGGTCGCCTTTGGCGTGAAGCCGGATCTGGTGCCGTCCGGGGAGCAGTCGGCCGCCGGTCTTCTCGAGGACTGGCCGCCGTACGACCCCGTCTTCGACCCGATCGACCGGGTGTTCCTGCCGCGTGCCGACATCGCCACGGAGACGTTGGTCGCCGGGCTCATCGAGCTGGGCTGGGAGGTCGACGACGTCACGGCCTACCGGACCGTGCGTGCCTCGCCGCCGCCGGCGGAGACGCGGGAGGCGATCAAGGGGGGCGGGTTCGACGCCGTGCTCTTCACGTCGTCGTCGACTGTGCGGAACCTGGTGGGTATCGCGGGCAAGCCGCACAACGTGACGGTGATCGCGTGTATCGGGCCTGCCACCGCGAAGACCGCCGAGGAGCATGGGCTGCGGGTGGATGTCATGGCTCCGGAGCCTTCTGTGCACAAGTTGGCCGAGGCGTTGGCGGACTTCGGGCTTCGGCGGCGGGCTGCCGCGGTGGAGGCCGGGGACCCTGTGACCCGGCCCAGTGAGCGCCGGCCGGGGTCCCGGCGGCGCCGGACCACTTAG
- the hemB gene encoding porphobilinogen synthase — protein sequence MTKYGSFPGTRPRRLRTSPAMRRMVAETRLHPADFILPAFVREGVSEPVPIAAMPGVVQHTRDSLKKAAVEALEAGVSGIMLFGVPEDEKKDAVGTPGTDPDGILQIAIRDVRAEVGDELLVMSDLCLDETTDHGHCGVLDEQGRVDNDATLERYAEMAQVQADAGAHIVGPSGMMDGQIGVVRDALDQIGREDVAILAYTAKYSSAFYGPFREAVASSLRGDRKTYQQDPANVRESMRELALDLEEGADMVMVKPAGPYLDVLAKVAESVDVPVAAYQISGEYSMIEAAAEKGWIDRDKAILETLTGIKRAGAQNILTYWATEAAQKLGRQ from the coding sequence ATGACGAAGTACGGATCCTTCCCCGGTACGCGGCCGCGGCGGCTGCGTACCTCGCCTGCGATGCGGCGCATGGTCGCCGAGACCCGCCTGCACCCCGCCGACTTCATCCTGCCCGCGTTCGTGCGGGAGGGCGTGAGCGAGCCGGTGCCGATCGCGGCGATGCCGGGCGTCGTGCAGCACACGCGGGACAGCCTGAAGAAGGCGGCCGTGGAGGCGCTGGAGGCCGGGGTGTCCGGAATCATGCTGTTCGGCGTGCCGGAGGACGAGAAGAAGGACGCGGTCGGGACGCCGGGGACGGATCCGGACGGGATTCTGCAGATCGCGATCCGCGATGTGCGCGCCGAGGTCGGCGACGAACTGCTGGTGATGTCCGATCTGTGTCTTGATGAGACGACCGACCACGGGCACTGCGGGGTCCTGGACGAGCAGGGGCGCGTCGACAATGACGCCACCCTGGAGCGGTACGCCGAGATGGCGCAGGTCCAGGCCGACGCGGGTGCGCACATCGTCGGGCCCAGCGGCATGATGGACGGCCAGATCGGGGTCGTCCGGGATGCCCTCGACCAGATCGGGCGCGAGGACGTCGCCATCCTCGCCTACACCGCCAAGTACTCCTCCGCCTTCTACGGACCCTTCCGGGAGGCCGTCGCCTCCTCGCTGAGGGGTGACCGGAAGACGTATCAGCAGGATCCCGCCAACGTACGGGAGTCCATGCGGGAGTTGGCCCTCGACCTGGAGGAGGGGGCCGACATGGTGATGGTCAAGCCGGCGGGGCCGTACCTGGACGTCCTCGCGAAGGTCGCCGAATCGGTCGACGTGCCCGTCGCCGCGTACCAGATCTCCGGCGAGTACTCGATGATCGAGGCGGCCGCGGAGAAGGGCTGGATCGACCGGGACAAGGCGATCCTGGAGACCCTGACCGGCATCAAGCGGGCGGGTGCGCAGAACATCCTCACCTACTGGGCCACCGAAGCCGCGCAGAAGCTAGGACGCCAGTAG